One genomic segment of uncultured Desulfobacter sp. includes these proteins:
- a CDS encoding IS110 family transposase, with protein sequence MTKRAKNSTLIQIVHPICCGLDIHKDKISACLITVDDNGKEQHEIREFSSFTQDLKKMKTWLIENSCPVVAMESTGVYWHPVYNTIEDTMEVVLVNARHIKNVPGRKTDICDSKWLAGLLRHGLVRGSFIPPEHVREWRELSRLRKIYTESLADYKRRVHKLFIMANIKIDSVVSDLFGLTGLNLIDLLCKNDEVTLEKVQECTKGSLKKKIPELYLSLHGYFKDHHRFQLIGMMEAIEMFQRQIEQINARLEILTRDHENLLERLDEVPGIDKKSAQSILGEVGGTLDDFKNMVAFVAWAGLCPGNNESAGKRKSGRNAVRNHPFKTILVQVAWAAIKTKGSYYKAKYYKLKSRRGAKKAIVAIAHRIAKAIYNIIKNGDRYKDLGEEYLSKPNKQRMLKNLAKKADELGMKLVPCEG encoded by the coding sequence ATGACCAAGAGAGCAAAGAATAGCACATTAATCCAAATCGTTCACCCAATTTGTTGTGGTTTGGATATCCATAAAGACAAAATTTCGGCCTGTTTAATCACTGTTGATGATAATGGGAAAGAACAACATGAGATCCGGGAATTTTCATCATTTACTCAAGATTTGAAAAAAATGAAAACATGGTTGATTGAAAATAGTTGCCCTGTAGTGGCAATGGAAAGTACCGGGGTATATTGGCATCCGGTTTATAACACCATAGAAGATACGATGGAGGTTGTTTTGGTGAATGCCCGGCATATTAAAAATGTTCCCGGCAGAAAAACAGACATCTGTGACAGTAAATGGCTTGCCGGACTGCTTCGTCATGGGTTGGTAAGGGGTAGTTTTATTCCCCCCGAACATGTCCGTGAATGGCGCGAATTAAGCCGATTGAGAAAGATATATACAGAATCTCTCGCTGATTATAAGCGACGGGTTCATAAATTATTTATCATGGCAAATATTAAAATTGATTCGGTCGTTTCTGATTTGTTCGGGCTTACCGGTTTGAATCTCATTGATTTGTTATGCAAAAACGATGAAGTGACTTTGGAAAAAGTTCAGGAATGCACAAAAGGCAGTCTTAAAAAGAAAATCCCTGAATTGTATCTAAGCCTCCATGGATATTTTAAAGATCATCATCGATTCCAACTAATTGGCATGATGGAGGCCATCGAGATGTTTCAAAGACAAATTGAACAGATTAATGCCAGATTGGAAATACTTACCCGTGATCATGAAAATTTACTGGAAAGATTAGATGAAGTTCCCGGGATCGATAAGAAGTCAGCACAATCCATTCTTGGAGAAGTCGGGGGCACATTGGATGATTTTAAAAACATGGTCGCTTTTGTTGCATGGGCCGGATTGTGCCCTGGAAATAATGAAAGCGCAGGTAAAAGGAAAAGTGGCCGGAACGCGGTTCGAAATCATCCATTCAAAACGATTTTAGTCCAAGTCGCTTGGGCCGCGATCAAGACGAAGGGCTCATATTACAAAGCCAAGTATTATAAACTCAAATCCAGACGAGGTGCCAAAAAAGCGATTGTTGCCATAGCACATAGAATTGCAAAAGCCATTTACAACATCATCAAAAATGGAGACAGATATAAAGACCTCGGAGAAGAATACTTAAGCAAGCCCAACAAGCAAAGGATGTTGAAAAATTTGGCAAAAAAGGCTGATGAGTTAGGGATGAAACTTGTACCGTGTGAAGGTTAA
- a CDS encoding AAA family ATPase: MDLIKRLKKPVAMFIDEAHNLRHKTLVGLKRIQEVVQEAESLLSIILIGHPRLSIDFGRPSMEDIGGRGAAFQMNGIQGFEKEYIDWLLSQCISLEGC, encoded by the coding sequence ATGGATCTGATTAAAAGGCTGAAAAAGCCTGTGGCCATGTTTATTGACGAGGCTCATAACCTCCGCCATAAAACCCTGGTTGGGTTGAAACGCATCCAGGAGGTCGTGCAGGAAGCAGAGTCTCTTTTATCCATTATTCTAATCGGCCACCCCAGATTAAGCATTGATTTTGGCCGACCATCCATGGAAGATATCGGCGGGAGGGGCGCTGCTTTTCAGATGAATGGAATTCAAGGATTTGAAAAAGAATACATTGATTGGTTATTGAGCCAATGCATCTCTTTAGAAGGGTGTTGA
- a CDS encoding RNA polymerase sigma factor, whose product MIRYESLTDEQLVRLSLKDEKSFYCLMKRYDVKILRYIKQITNINPKGAEDILQEILIKVYKNLKGFNPKLSFSSWIYRIAHNEVINNYRKNKSHSKTISLDMGNDDNGLPELIYDTFDIHEKYISKEKTETIRTALAELPDKYREILILRYFEDQSYKEMSDILRKPQGTIATLVNRAKSKFKKLAVKYELNG is encoded by the coding sequence ATGATAAGATACGAAAGCCTGACAGACGAGCAATTGGTTCGACTTTCATTGAAAGATGAAAAGAGCTTCTATTGCCTGATGAAAAGATATGATGTTAAAATATTACGTTATATTAAGCAGATAACCAATATAAACCCAAAAGGGGCCGAAGATATACTTCAGGAAATATTAATCAAAGTATATAAAAATCTGAAGGGCTTCAATCCTAAATTATCATTTTCAAGCTGGATTTATCGAATTGCCCACAATGAAGTGATAAATAATTACCGTAAAAACAAATCTCATTCAAAAACAATCAGTTTGGATATGGGAAACGATGACAATGGCCTGCCGGAACTCATTTATGATACCTTTGATATTCATGAGAAATATATATCAAAAGAAAAGACTGAAACAATAAGAACGGCACTCGCCGAACTTCCGGATAAATATAGGGAAATACTTATCCTCCGTTACTTTGAAGATCAGAGTTATAAAGAGATGAGCGATATTCTTCGAAAACCTCAAGGGACTATTGCGACCCTTGTAAACCGGGCAAAATCAAAATTTAAAAAATTGGCCGTAAAATATGAACTGAATGGATAA
- a CDS encoding cytochrome c peroxidase translates to MMKKLTGILISSIFLISAAWAAGGTPVDPNMEKLGMKLYNDKNMSFNGTQSCRNCHHHFSGFADITNHLDPYANFVSTGADGVSKGGRNAPSAAYAGYSPILEETSGEWVGGMFWDGRAAGWVLGDPLSEQAQGPPLNPVEMGMPDKQTVINVINDSDYVDLWITVFGSGSLEDAEAAYDNFGRAIAAFERSTDVTKFSSKFDVAQLSDVEQAGQVLFEANCASCHSTTAAFGAEAPLFTNYKYANLGVPANPEIPSEGADLGLGPVVDDDAQNGKFKIPTLRNIALSAPYSHNGLFPTLMEMLQFINNRSDFAPEVPDNLSEDVGNLGLSQEDLENIEAFLMTLTDDY, encoded by the coding sequence ATGATGAAAAAACTGACAGGTATTTTGATAAGTTCCATATTTTTGATTTCGGCGGCTTGGGCTGCCGGCGGCACGCCCGTTGATCCCAATATGGAAAAACTTGGGATGAAGCTTTATAACGACAAAAATATGTCATTTAACGGCACCCAGTCCTGCCGTAACTGCCATCACCATTTCAGTGGATTTGCGGATATCACCAATCACCTGGATCCCTATGCCAATTTTGTTTCAACAGGTGCCGACGGTGTCAGCAAAGGCGGGCGGAATGCCCCTTCCGCTGCTTATGCCGGGTATAGTCCGATATTAGAAGAGACGTCCGGCGAATGGGTCGGCGGGATGTTTTGGGATGGCCGAGCAGCTGGTTGGGTACTGGGAGACCCTCTATCTGAACAGGCTCAGGGACCGCCTTTGAATCCTGTTGAAATGGGCATGCCGGATAAACAGACAGTGATTAATGTGATTAATGATTCAGATTACGTTGACTTGTGGATCACGGTTTTCGGATCTGGATCACTTGAAGACGCGGAAGCCGCATATGATAACTTCGGCAGAGCGATAGCCGCATTTGAACGCTCCACCGACGTGACTAAATTCTCTTCAAAGTTCGATGTGGCACAGCTTTCCGATGTGGAACAGGCCGGCCAGGTTCTTTTCGAGGCCAATTGCGCCTCATGTCATTCAACGACAGCGGCGTTTGGGGCGGAAGCACCACTTTTTACCAATTACAAGTACGCAAATCTCGGTGTTCCGGCAAACCCGGAAATTCCATCGGAAGGAGCGGATTTGGGTTTGGGCCCTGTCGTTGACGATGACGCCCAAAACGGGAAATTTAAAATCCCAACCCTGCGAAATATCGCGCTTTCAGCCCCTTATTCCCATAACGGGCTGTTTCCAACCCTTATGGAAATGCTGCAGTTTATCAACAATCGCAGCGATTTTGCCCCGGAAGTGCCAGACAACCTGTCAGAAGACGTTGGGAACCTGGGCTTGTCACAGGAAGATCTTGAAAATATAGAAGCATTTTTAATGACTCTGACAGATGACTATTAA
- the uvrB gene encoding excinuclease ABC subunit UvrB yields MGLFNLVSPYGPAGDQPKAIDYLVQGVKADEKYQVLLGVTGSGKTFTMANIISQVEKPSLIIAPNKTLAAQLYNEFKMLFPDNCVEYFVSYYDYYQPEAYIPSSDTYIQKDSSINELIDKMRHSATRSVLARKDVIVVASVSCIYGLGAPEEYLDLRVTLDKDMEISREDVIRKFVDIQYTRNDVDFHRGTFRVRGDRLEIFPAYEEDKAVRIDFFGDTIEEISEIDGLKGTVIKRFDQMTIYPASHYVTNKKTRKQAVKRIVAELKERLAFLNDQNMLVEAQRLEERTRYDLEMLEEIGYCNGIENYSRHLTGRAPGQPPPTLLDYIDQDFLLFFDESHISVSQLGAMYKADRSRKETLVKHGFRLPSAVDNRPLKFEEFKGLVPRTIFVSATPGDYEMEKAGVRVAEQIVRPTGLLDPPVEIRDAKTQVDDLYQEILKRVEAQERVLVTTLTKRMAEDLTDYYSDLGIKVKYLHSDIGTVERIDIIQDLRRGLFDVLIGINLLREGLDIPEVTLVAILDADKEGFLRSFRSFIQIFGRAARNAYGRVIMYAEKETGSMKKALGETRRRRKIQEAYNQAHGITPASISKKINTFDYTMADMNANSVEAAVNEELKAYDADELNLEDVIRDLEIKMNEAAETLEFEQAAQYRDKIRELKKIKTAYS; encoded by the coding sequence ATGGGACTATTCAATCTCGTGTCTCCCTATGGCCCGGCCGGGGACCAGCCAAAGGCCATTGACTATCTGGTCCAGGGGGTAAAGGCGGATGAAAAATATCAGGTGCTTTTGGGGGTGACAGGGTCGGGCAAGACCTTTACCATGGCCAATATCATCAGCCAGGTGGAAAAGCCAAGTCTGATCATTGCGCCCAACAAAACCCTGGCAGCCCAGCTTTACAATGAGTTCAAGATGCTGTTCCCGGATAATTGCGTAGAGTATTTTGTATCCTATTATGATTATTACCAGCCCGAAGCGTATATCCCCTCGTCGGATACCTATATTCAGAAAGATTCTTCTATTAATGAACTGATCGACAAAATGCGGCACTCGGCCACCCGGAGCGTTCTGGCCCGAAAAGATGTGATCGTGGTGGCATCGGTTTCCTGTATTTACGGTTTGGGCGCGCCCGAGGAGTACCTGGATCTGCGGGTGACCTTGGACAAGGATATGGAGATCTCACGGGAGGATGTGATCCGCAAATTTGTGGATATCCAGTACACCCGCAATGACGTGGATTTCCACCGGGGCACCTTCCGGGTCCGGGGGGACCGGCTGGAGATTTTTCCGGCTTATGAGGAGGACAAGGCTGTCCGCATTGATTTTTTTGGGGACACCATTGAAGAGATCAGTGAAATTGATGGCCTGAAAGGTACGGTGATCAAACGATTTGATCAGATGACCATCTATCCGGCCTCCCATTACGTCACTAATAAAAAGACCCGGAAGCAGGCAGTGAAACGTATTGTGGCCGAACTCAAGGAACGCCTGGCCTTTTTGAATGACCAGAATATGCTGGTGGAAGCCCAGCGCCTGGAGGAGCGCACCCGGTACGATCTTGAGATGCTGGAGGAGATCGGGTATTGCAACGGCATTGAAAATTATTCCCGGCACCTGACAGGTCGTGCGCCGGGCCAGCCACCGCCCACGCTTCTGGATTATATTGATCAGGATTTCCTGCTTTTTTTTGATGAAAGCCATATTTCGGTCAGCCAGCTTGGGGCCATGTACAAGGCGGACCGGTCCAGGAAGGAGACCCTGGTTAAGCACGGGTTTCGTCTGCCGTCTGCCGTGGACAACCGGCCGTTGAAATTCGAGGAGTTCAAGGGATTAGTGCCCCGGACCATTTTTGTGTCTGCCACCCCCGGGGACTATGAGATGGAAAAAGCAGGAGTCCGGGTGGCTGAGCAGATTGTCAGGCCCACGGGCCTGCTTGACCCTCCAGTGGAGATAAGGGATGCCAAAACACAGGTTGATGACCTGTACCAGGAGATCCTCAAACGGGTGGAGGCCCAGGAGCGGGTGCTGGTGACAACACTGACCAAACGCATGGCAGAGGATCTTACCGATTACTATTCAGATCTGGGTATCAAGGTAAAATACCTGCATTCGGACATCGGTACGGTGGAGCGTATTGATATTATCCAGGATTTGCGAAGAGGCCTGTTTGATGTGCTCATTGGCATCAATCTGTTGCGCGAAGGCCTGGATATCCCGGAAGTCACCCTTGTGGCCATTCTTGATGCGGATAAGGAGGGTTTTTTGCGCTCCTTTCGTTCCTTTATTCAGATTTTTGGCCGGGCTGCCCGCAATGCCTATGGCCGGGTCATCATGTATGCGGAAAAAGAGACTGGCTCCATGAAAAAGGCCCTGGGGGAGACCCGCCGCCGCCGCAAGATCCAGGAGGCGTATAACCAGGCCCACGGCATTACACCGGCCAGCATCAGCAAAAAGATCAATACCTTTGATTATACTATGGCCGACATGAATGCCAATTCAGTGGAAGCGGCCGTGAATGAGGAACTCAAAGCCTACGATGCGGATGAATTGAACCTGGAAGATGTGATCAGAGACCTTGAGATAAAAATGAACGAAGCGGCAGAAACCCTGGAATTCGAGCAGGCCGCACAATATCGGGACAAGATCCGGGAATTGAAAAAGATTAAAACAGCCTATTCATGA
- a CDS encoding CoA-binding protein → MEEKKETVAVVGASPLKERYSNQAQAMLEEYGHTPVPVAPKHETIEGKTVYHALSDVPQSIDTVTMYLGPARQDKVIDQILDIKPQRVIFNPGTENPQVYEKLKSAGIKVQEACTLVLLKTGQYTKSFNP, encoded by the coding sequence ATGGAAGAAAAAAAAGAGACCGTTGCCGTGGTAGGCGCAAGCCCCTTGAAGGAGAGATATTCCAACCAGGCCCAGGCTATGCTTGAAGAATACGGGCACACCCCCGTACCCGTAGCACCCAAACACGAAACCATTGAAGGCAAAACCGTTTATCACGCGCTTTCCGATGTTCCCCAGTCCATTGACACGGTGACCATGTACCTGGGCCCGGCCCGGCAGGACAAGGTTATTGATCAAATTCTGGACATCAAACCCCAACGGGTGATCTTTAACCCCGGCACGGAAAACCCCCAGGTCTATGAAAAACTCAAATCCGCCGGAATCAAGGTCCAAGAAGCCTGCACCCTGGTGCTTTTGAAAACCGGCCAATATACGAAATCCTTTAATCCTTAA
- a CDS encoding glutamine--tRNA ligase/YqeY domain fusion protein produces the protein METQTAKGHFIENIIKEDLAENKNNGRVVTRFPPEPNGFLHIGHAKSICLNFNMAQQFNGKCNLRFDDSNPAKEKQIYIDSIMSTVKWLGFDYDTPLHASDYFDALHDFAVELIKTGKAYVCSLSADEMREYRGTLTEPGKNSPYRDRSVEENLDLFRRMKAGEFDEGEHTLRAKIDMTSPNITMRDPVLYRVKKAPHPRTGDKWCIYPMYDFTHCISDALEGITHSLCSLEFENHRPLYDWILDNITIPCHPQQIEFARMNINYTVLSKRKLQRLVSEGLVTGWDDPRLPTLEGMRRRGYTPAAIRNFCDVIGISKKDSRIDMGLLESCLRDDLNENAPRVMGVIRPLKVTLENYPEGQTETLAAMNHPKKPEAGKREVNFSKHLYVEQDDFMEDPPKKFFRLGPGREVRLRAAYLITCKEIIKNEAGEVVELICTYDPETRGGNAPDGRKVKGTIHWVNAQDCIDAQVRLYDRLFKDENPEKDGQDFVENLNPDSLEILEHAKLERGLEKAEPEAVYQFERLGYFCLDSKESTPEKPVFNRTVTLRDTWAKVAKR, from the coding sequence ATGGAAACACAAACCGCCAAAGGGCATTTTATTGAAAACATTATCAAAGAAGATCTTGCCGAAAATAAAAACAACGGTCGCGTGGTCACACGCTTTCCACCGGAACCCAACGGCTTTTTGCACATCGGCCATGCCAAATCCATCTGCCTGAACTTTAACATGGCTCAACAGTTTAACGGGAAGTGCAACCTGCGGTTTGATGACTCCAACCCGGCCAAGGAAAAACAGATTTACATAGATTCCATCATGTCAACCGTCAAATGGCTGGGATTTGACTACGATACCCCGCTACATGCATCAGATTACTTTGATGCCCTTCATGACTTTGCCGTTGAACTGATTAAAACGGGCAAAGCCTATGTATGCAGTCTGTCCGCAGATGAAATGAGAGAATACCGGGGCACCCTCACCGAACCCGGCAAAAACTCCCCGTACAGGGACAGAAGTGTGGAGGAAAACCTGGATCTGTTCCGGCGGATGAAGGCAGGGGAATTTGATGAAGGAGAGCACACCCTGCGGGCCAAGATCGACATGACCTCCCCCAACATTACCATGAGGGACCCGGTACTCTACAGGGTCAAAAAAGCACCCCACCCCCGCACCGGGGACAAATGGTGCATTTACCCCATGTACGACTTTACCCACTGCATCTCCGATGCCTTAGAAGGGATCACCCACTCGCTGTGCAGCCTGGAATTTGAAAATCACCGGCCGTTGTATGATTGGATTCTGGACAATATAACCATACCCTGCCATCCCCAACAGATTGAATTTGCTCGAATGAATATCAACTATACGGTGTTAAGCAAAAGAAAACTGCAGCGTCTGGTGAGCGAAGGTTTAGTAACCGGATGGGATGACCCTAGACTGCCCACCCTGGAAGGCATGCGCCGCAGGGGATATACGCCAGCGGCCATCCGTAATTTCTGTGATGTGATCGGGATATCCAAAAAAGATAGCCGCATTGACATGGGCCTGCTTGAATCCTGCCTCAGAGACGATCTCAACGAAAATGCCCCCCGGGTTATGGGTGTTATCCGACCTTTGAAAGTCACCCTGGAAAATTATCCCGAAGGACAGACCGAAACCCTGGCAGCCATGAATCATCCCAAGAAACCGGAAGCAGGCAAACGGGAAGTCAATTTTTCAAAGCATCTTTATGTTGAGCAGGATGATTTCATGGAAGATCCTCCCAAAAAATTCTTCCGTTTAGGACCGGGCCGGGAAGTTCGCCTGCGGGCCGCCTACCTGATCACCTGCAAAGAGATCATTAAAAATGAGGCTGGAGAAGTGGTTGAACTGATCTGCACCTATGACCCTGAAACCCGCGGCGGTAATGCCCCGGACGGCAGAAAGGTCAAAGGCACCATCCACTGGGTAAATGCCCAGGACTGCATAGATGCCCAGGTCCGGCTTTATGACAGGCTTTTCAAGGATGAAAACCCCGAAAAAGACGGTCAGGATTTTGTGGAAAACCTCAATCCGGATTCCCTTGAAATTCTGGAACACGCCAAACTGGAAAGAGGCCTTGAAAAAGCCGAACCTGAGGCAGTTTACCAGTTTGAACGTTTGGGCTACTTCTGCCTGGACTCAAAGGAAAGCACGCCGGAAAAACCAGTTTTCAATCGCACTGTCACGCTTAGGGATACTTGGGCAAAAGTAGCAAAAAGATAA